The following coding sequences lie in one Gemmatimonadota bacterium genomic window:
- a CDS encoding NAD(P)(+) transhydrogenase (Re/Si-specific) subunit beta: protein MRDLFTQGTYFAASIFFILGLRSLAHPDRARSGMNQAAIGMLLAVIGTLFVQEIVTYQWIVAGVIIGTVIGIPLGTRVKMTGMPQVVAISHAFGALAATLVGVNEWIIHDFGAQISSGTMAALGFETLFGALTVTGSVMAWGKLQEVLPGKPITWPGQNVMNLSLLAGTVGLFGWLVWNPANPLAFWLMLGLSFCIGILMVLPIGGADMPVVVSLLNSYAGLAAAATGFAIGNNVLIITGALNGASGFLLSMLMSKAMNRSLTNVLFGAFGGAPAAVGAGTEGLSVRATTAEDVAVQLAYARSVIVIPGYGLAVAQAQHVVRELAELIEKHGGEVKYAIHPVAGRMPGHMNVILAEANVPYDRLYDMDEINDQFDQCDVALVVGANDVVNPAARTDPSSPIYGMPILNADRARSILVLKRGMSAGFAGIENELFYDPKTAMLFGDAKASLTKLVAEIKAL from the coding sequence ATGCGCGACCTGTTTACGCAAGGCACCTACTTCGCCGCCTCGATCTTCTTCATCCTCGGTCTCCGGTCGCTGGCCCATCCGGATCGTGCCCGGTCGGGAATGAACCAGGCCGCCATCGGCATGCTGCTCGCCGTCATCGGCACTCTCTTCGTGCAGGAGATCGTCACCTACCAGTGGATTGTGGCCGGCGTCATCATCGGCACCGTCATCGGCATCCCGCTCGGCACCCGCGTCAAGATGACCGGCATGCCGCAGGTGGTCGCGATCTCCCACGCATTCGGGGCACTCGCCGCGACGCTCGTCGGCGTCAATGAATGGATCATCCACGACTTCGGCGCGCAGATCTCCTCGGGCACCATGGCCGCCCTCGGCTTCGAGACTCTCTTCGGCGCGCTCACCGTTACCGGCTCGGTGATGGCGTGGGGCAAGCTGCAGGAAGTCCTGCCCGGCAAGCCGATCACCTGGCCGGGCCAGAATGTGATGAACCTGAGCCTGCTGGCCGGCACGGTTGGTCTCTTCGGCTGGCTGGTCTGGAATCCGGCGAACCCGCTGGCCTTCTGGTTGATGCTCGGGCTCTCGTTCTGCATCGGCATCCTCATGGTGCTGCCGATCGGCGGCGCCGATATGCCGGTGGTGGTCTCGCTGCTCAACTCCTACGCGGGCCTCGCGGCGGCGGCCACCGGCTTCGCGATCGGCAACAACGTGCTGATCATCACCGGTGCCCTCAACGGTGCGAGCGGCTTCCTGCTCTCGATGCTGATGTCGAAGGCGATGAACCGTTCGCTCACCAATGTGCTGTTCGGAGCATTCGGTGGTGCCCCGGCGGCTGTCGGCGCCGGCACCGAGGGGCTCTCCGTCCGCGCGACGACTGCTGAAGATGTCGCGGTCCAGCTCGCCTATGCCCGCAGCGTGATCGTGATTCCGGGATATGGACTCGCGGTGGCCCAGGCGCAGCACGTGGTGCGCGAGCTGGCCGAGCTGATCGAGAAGCATGGTGGAGAAGTGAAGTACGCGATCCACCCGGTCGCCGGACGAATGCCCGGCCACATGAACGTGATCCTGGCCGAGGCGAATGTGCCGTATGATCGGCTGTACGACATGGATGAGATCAACGACCAGTTCGACCAGTGCGACGTGGCACTGGTGGTCGGGGCCAATGACGTGGTGAACCCGGCCGCCCGGACCGACCCCTCCTCACCGATCTACGGGATGCCGATCCTTAATGCAGACCGGGCACGCAGTATCCTGGTCCTCAAGCGGGGGATGAGTGCGGGTTTCGCCGGGATCGAGAACGAGCTCTTCTACGATCCCAAGACCGCGATGCTCTTCGGAGACGCCAAGGCTTCGCTCACCAAGCTGGTGGCCGAAATCAAGGCGCTCTGA
- a CDS encoding NAD(P) transhydrogenase subunit alpha, which yields MNATVVIQLYVFVLAGFVGYMVISRVPPLLHTPLMSATNAISGISLVGSLVAAGSGDHRISNILGCLAVACAMINVVGGFIITDRMLKLFKRADKSAEAK from the coding sequence ATGAATGCGACAGTCGTGATTCAGCTCTACGTGTTCGTGCTCGCCGGCTTCGTGGGATATATGGTGATCTCGCGCGTGCCGCCGCTGCTGCACACGCCACTGATGTCTGCCACCAACGCCATCTCCGGCATTTCGCTCGTTGGCTCACTGGTGGCGGCCGGCTCTGGTGACCACCGCATCAGCAACATCCTGGGTTGCCTCGCCGTGGCCTGCGCGATGATCAACGTGGTGGGCGGCTTCATCATCACGGACCGGATGCTCAAGCTCTTCAAGCGAGCAGACAAGTCGGCGGAGGCGAAGTAA
- a CDS encoding NAD(P) transhydrogenase subunit alpha, protein MRIGVLKETAARESRVALVPDAVARLIKAGDSVVVERGAGAGAFFPDEAYTAAGAELADAATVGQSELICAVQCPVGSVIRDGAVVLALTTGDSAAAVAALNARQVTILALEKVPRITRAQSMDVLSSQATVAGYRAALIGAAALPRFLPMLTTAAGSLTPAKALVLGAGVAGLQAIATARRLGAVVTGFDVRAAAAEQVLSLGAKFLAPEAIAGDAETAGGYAKELAEEQQKKVIEAVDGAAAQSDLVISTAAIPGRAAPRLILRATVEKMKPGSVIVDVAAETGGNCELTVPGETVVHHGVTIIGTLNLPSAMPQHASQMFARNVQTLIEHLRKDGKLQVDLSDEITGAMCIAHAGATR, encoded by the coding sequence ATGCGTATTGGAGTGCTGAAGGAGACCGCCGCCCGCGAGAGTCGCGTGGCCCTTGTCCCGGATGCCGTCGCCCGTCTCATCAAGGCCGGAGACAGTGTCGTCGTCGAGCGAGGTGCCGGTGCCGGCGCCTTCTTTCCCGATGAGGCCTACACGGCCGCCGGTGCCGAACTCGCCGATGCAGCCACGGTGGGGCAGAGCGAATTGATCTGCGCGGTGCAGTGCCCGGTCGGCTCCGTAATTCGCGACGGAGCGGTGGTGCTCGCCCTCACGACGGGCGACAGTGCGGCGGCCGTGGCGGCGCTCAACGCCCGGCAGGTCACCATTCTGGCTCTCGAGAAGGTGCCGCGGATCACCCGCGCACAATCGATGGACGTCCTCTCGTCGCAGGCCACGGTCGCGGGCTATCGTGCCGCCCTCATCGGCGCTGCGGCGCTGCCGCGATTCCTCCCGATGCTCACCACCGCCGCCGGATCGCTGACACCCGCCAAGGCGCTGGTACTCGGCGCCGGTGTCGCCGGGCTGCAGGCGATTGCGACCGCCCGCCGGCTCGGTGCTGTGGTCACCGGTTTCGACGTCCGCGCAGCGGCGGCCGAACAGGTGCTCTCCCTTGGCGCGAAGTTCCTCGCCCCCGAGGCGATCGCCGGCGATGCCGAAACGGCCGGCGGCTATGCCAAGGAACTGGCCGAAGAGCAGCAGAAGAAGGTGATCGAAGCGGTCGACGGTGCGGCTGCCCAGTCCGACCTGGTGATCTCGACGGCCGCGATCCCCGGCCGCGCCGCGCCACGCCTCATCCTCCGCGCCACGGTCGAGAAGATGAAGCCGGGCTCGGTGATCGTGGATGTCGCGGCCGAGACCGGCGGCAACTGCGAACTCACCGTGCCGGGCGAAACGGTGGTTCACCATGGTGTGACGATCATCGGTACTCTCAATCTGCCGAGTGCGATGCCGCAGCACGCCTCGCAGATGTTTGCGCGGAACGTGCAGACCCTGATCGAGCACCTTCGCAAGGATGGCAAGCTGCAGGTCGATCTCTCCGACGAAATCACCGGCGCGATGTGCATCGCGCACGCCGGCGCCACCCGCTGA